The following nucleotide sequence is from Cucumis melo cultivar AY chromosome 1, USDA_Cmelo_AY_1.0, whole genome shotgun sequence.
AAtatttgataagaaaaaatggaaacaaagaaaaacaaaatatttgataatgaaaaaaaaaaaaggaaaaaaaattgtcttaagaaaaaaatgacattaaagatgagagatgacgaaaaagaaataaattttaaatttggaaaagcaaatatgaaatttataataaaaaaaattaactgtaaatatgaaatttatgaaaaaaattaacTCAAATTCTACGAgttttctaaatttattttattttgttatacggattataaatatttgtagtttatatatatatatatataaactaattttaaaattagaaactAAAGTATATGTAATGAAAGATgcagaaaatgaaaataataataagaagaagaactAAAACTATGGATTGAAACCAAACAATGAGGAAAGATTGTTTTAGAAGCAAACATTCATACCCAAATTGGTATATAGCTATTGGCCACACTAAGTCTACATCaattaacaaaatttataaataataattgaaaagaaCAACATATATAGTAGGGAGAAATTagctctctctctatatatatataaatattttcaaattctgAAAGATAATAGATAAATTATTAAACAATtttattgttttgaaaaaataaaaaaataaaataaacatccAAAATTGAATTTGTTATCAATGCTCATATTATTTTccaatttttagtttttttagaaagaactaattattttccaatttttagtttttttagaaagaactaattattttcttttaagcaCATAAATTAGGTTGTAATTtcactaaataataataataagaagaagaaaataagcaGTAAGTTCTAGATGTTCGAATTAATAATTGAAATGCTCGTAAAATACCCTCAAATTAAATGCATGTAACACGGGTGTTAAGTTCAACATGTATAGTTTTTGCGTGCAAAATCAAATTAACACTAAGATACAACACTCACATTATCACACTACAAAATAGGAGTAAAGATCCAATCCATACATTTTAATCGCAACGAAGACATGATAACAATTTTCAACCTCCATACTCGACCACGAAATAATTCGGTGGTTTTTTGATCCCCGTAAAATCAAGTTGCATCCAAGAAAACAGACAAAACCCaattgttggttttttttttctttatcatcCAAGCCACAAATTAGTAAAGCATTTGAGCAAACTATGATCAACGACTTCTTTAAGATATTGAAATATTCTCTTAACTACCTTTTAATTCAACGCACTAATTAAGAAAATGCATAAATTGACATGCAAATATTTCATTGTAAAGCTTTAAAAGTAAAGATAGTTGAGAATAAAGAGTCAAGTATATCATTTTATTGAGACGTACGTACACAACCAATGTGatgtaaagaaagaaaattgtcaaaaatagaaaaattgataaaaagtagaaaattcaagtatgataaattttttcatttagtgatttttttttacggaatgtaaatagtttcttttttttcctatttttgaaaaaaaaaaacccaaaagaaaaacaatctctagtttttatattttagaaaaaattgtAATATTAGAAGTTTACACAAATATTGGGCCATTTTAGCCCAATAATGTAGAAGCCCacctttttttcaaatttgggCTTGGATGCTTGAATGAATTCTAATATGGGCTGGACTTTGCACAAAGCTTtggatttttcatttttcaaaacatTGGGTCTAACATATACATATCTTAAGAATCTTTCTTTACTACAtcacaaaataattttataagaATTTATACAATAATATCCCTAATAAATGATATTGTTGTACAATTATAATAACATGGTTATATTAGTGTAATGTTGGAATTAATTGAGAATTTGTTTCAATAATTGCTTGATTAATTATTAATTCCAATCTTGTGGACTAtgtataaataataatatatttccTTAGACAATTCAAACTCATAATTAAATAATGGTTTTGGTAAACGGTTACTCTAATCCGATCGATATGATATGAATCAATGATAATTTAAAAAGCACGATAACCATGTGATTACGTATTCTGTTGTTTACTTGTGTTTTGCATCATATATTGACACGTGGGGTGGAGCCTAAATCCAAATTTGTCAACAAAAATCACAATCCAATTGCGTTGAAAAATTACGTCTTATCGTTACCGTTACCGTCATGGTGTGAGTTATAGTTATGGTTATCACTATTGTTACTAAAATGATTTTCGACACATTTACTGTTATTGTTATGAGAGGTAGAGGCAACCACAACAATAACAGTAAATTTTGCCATAATTACTGTTGTCGTTATTACTACTGTAACTGTTTTGTCATGAGAGGTAAATGCAACCGGAACATGAAtagtaaatttgacaaaatttaGTTTTAGATAAATATGGTAAAAAACCAATCAAAATATAACTGCAGTTGACGATTGATCTATCAATAAATCAATTTCATTACTAATTGAATAAACACGATAGTGATATTTGTGTTAAGAAGAGTATAGAtcagtttttaaaaaaatggtataAATCTTACTATTCTTTTCCcgaaataaataaacaaataaattttttcCAAATCTTGAcatctttctttttatataaCAAAAGTGATCTACtatagataaaaataaaacgaTCTTTGTTTGTATTTTACTAATTTAAATGATAAACAACTTAGCTTTCAAAATTTCGATGACAACTATAGGTCTAAGGATATTAGAATTGGACAACTTATATAAGATGGCTTGAAGAGTCATCAAGTTATGttatataaatacaatataaaAAGACAATCCATGATGTTGATAGAAATTTGCAAAATTTCAGTgtagttttataattaaaaatattttttttacgtattttaaactatttacgaactataataaagaaaacttgtaataaattatgataatttgatagattttgttacattttgtgagtagttttaatttttttgttatatttacttttaaaatttatactattatttgaagttttttcaaaaataaaaaaactgaCAAATTATTAGAATAAAATTTACTAAAGTTGATTTTTTACGAaggataaatatttttattaaatgttCTAATTTTTCGATAATTTTCCTATTATTTATTAACATTTTTCGccataaattttaaaacataatcATACTTTATATTTCCTTGAATTAAAAGTATATTTATTTAGTAAGGGTTTGTTTGGATtgacttagaaaaaaaaatgtttaacaataaactcatttttgtttaaacttattttcgtgaaaattgtttaaaatacactttaaaaaattatttcgAATAGCTTCCACACActctaattctttttttttgaaatacttatattttaaattaaacacttgaaaatgtaATTTAAACATACCCTAAGTcttgattaaaaaaataatttcaaaataataagtTGAGAAATCGTTGTAAATGACAAGATTGATGATTATGTCTATtgatatttaataaaaatctaTCGGTAACGTCTAACAGTTTATGATTAATAGAATACGAAATTTATTTAGACTTAGtatttaataataaaagtaaaagGATGAAAAATGgtggtagaaaaaaaaagaggtagGAATAATTAAGAAAGCAATGTGGCGTTGTTGGGAGATTTTGAAGGGACCCCTATTCGTAGTTGGAATAGCAAATAACACCAAAATATTAAATGCCATCTGGAAATTCCACCTAATTGACACCTCACCTACTACatactctctctctttctctctcttttcttcttgaaatataaatttgaatcattcatccataattttgttaattccaataaattaattctttttttaaaaaaatatttttgctAAGCTAATAGACTTCTTTAGACATTTTTTCAAAGAATCCTCTAAGCCTTATTGTCATGTTTGAAACAGTACCATGTAACCATTAATCATACATCCTTTGATTTACTCCTAcgagttattttttttaattaatttgtacCCACGAAAATGACGTGTTAAAATTAAACAAAGGTCCTACGAAAATAAGGTAGGTGTACACATTTATTCTTGATAAGGAATGACGGTATTGTATCATCGAAACTTTACGTTTTTTCTTTAGAATTTCTATTATAAATTAgtcgttgttttttttttataaattatattaattatgtttttttttaaagagatTGAATAcgcttttttttaatatatatgaCGAGAATAGAATCTATCATATTTTGTGTGAataccaaaattaaaatttcaatttcctAACTTGACTAGCTTGACACAAGTCAAATAATAATCAATCAATTTATAACTCACATCTCAATCAATTAGGTGTGTAGCCATGCATGTGCTCCACAAATATAATTGGGCTAAATTCTATTTATaattaaacaagaaaaatcTAGACTCCACTTATCATCAAATTGTACAAACAACAACAATCATTGTTACTATTTTGTAATATATAGCACGTTGGCACTTTGATTTCCCCCATCATAATTTAGTTTTGAGACTTTGAGCTTCACCTacctaattaaaaaaatctacACCGATGTTCGAATTAACGAGTAGCTAATGTTATTAAGCGCGAAATACGTAAATAAAGTTCAAAGAgatctatatatattttcaagttTATCTTTGATGCATGCCTCTAATTACATGTGACGATGGTGGCACATTGAGTCTATAATGTTTGAGACTTTGCAAAATCAATTTGGGTTGACTTAATTATTTTTTCGATTAGTATATATATTCATCGACTCACTCGACCGATTCAAACTCCAAAGTATATTTACATTATTCTTCTTTTGAGATGTGCGGTCCACATGTCTCAATTAATTTCATAGGACAACCTATTTAAATTTAGATGTCAAAAAGATTTAAAAGGTAATAAATCTTAAGTGGATCATCATCGTATAGAACGGAAAAATTAAATACGTTTtggaagtaaaaaataaaaatgtgcATTCATTCATTGATATGTAGTGTGACATGTTTATTTACATGTGACataagttttgttttttttttttaatttgtttgaaaattccTAAACCTAATGAGAGTGTCAAGATGTGTATGTATGGTGGTATGTAGAAATACCCACTTTTCTTGGCCTTATTAATTATATCAAATTTCAATGGAATGTCTAATCAGATCCaacttatttctttttcaattttattcagCCACTATCATATATTGTTGCCCTCATAAAAATCCTTTGACATTTATTGGAGGAAAATATTGTTAAACACACATGTTCTTGATTCGATTATTTACTaatcttaattttcttttaattatctAATCAGTGGGGAACACTTAGGGATATCGTGTGCCTATAAATTTTGTTCAAATTATATGATAATTTTTAGATTTATCTAACCTAATTTCTTTGTCGCTTTACAATTTAGTggttaagattttatttcttattttggGTAATCCTAAGATTTTGTTTGAAATGATGTagcttttaaaataattattgttagttgatttttagaaaaatcaaaCACCAATAATGTGTTtggtaaatttaattaattaagcttTACATGAGATCAAATTAGTTGTAATAATGTTTGGTAGagttattttgttttatatctGATAATTTAGATAGGTATATTAAAatgtaggttttttttttcttatatatttttAGATAATGGGTTGACTTCAAAAGATTATATTTCATTTGTTGTAGATTTAATTGATGAATATTAAGGGAGAATATAttactttaaatttttaaaaactaatcaATATGGTATGATTTAATGAATatgaaaaagaacaaaaatttataattacaaataaaaataattcctAATGCAAGAATTGATTCTATAATTTTTAATCAATATATTAGGATTTAAGAAcgataatttataattaaaattggaaAAGTTGCTAAAAGAGAGAATTGATTCTACGAAGATCTAAAAACTAAGAAAAACAAGATTTTAAAAAGCCTAACAAATTAAAGGAAGTGATTTTAATAGAATTATTAATCTTTTCTACCAAACAATTAAATCGATTAATATTTTTTACATCACTCTTAACCACCCTAACCCCAATAGTATTAGGTACAAATTTTAATTAGTTCACATTCTAGATTTATATTcgtatttatttaatttttatatcaACAAGATggatttaaatatataaattaattttaactcTTTTAGAATCAAGACAAACAAccataaatttataatattaaaaagaaaagtggaGTAAACTCAAGCTAATTATATTAGTTATTAAAAACAAGAATTAAATGATATTGTGATGGAATGGATAATGTTTGTTTAATAATTGTGTATTAGATAAAGAAAAGTGagaattaatttttaatttattgatcAAATTAAGTAGGCAAAGAGAGAGGCAATTGAAAAGCTTAAATTAGAAATAGTGTGCGAGGCATAAGCACTTATAGAGTTCAATCCAATTAATTAAAGCATTccttaatattattttaattaacaaACTTTATTTCCTACACTTTatccaaaaataataataacgacaataataaattttgttaataatttaaagtctgttacttaaatataaaaaaaaaattatgtaatatgtaatgaaaaatgaagtaaataaaatagaagttaacctgttcttttttttttctttggaaatatattttagagatgataattaattttcatttttagaaaaaaaatggaaaaaatttATGGCTGCAAATTGaatactattttattttattttattttttcaaataaaaaaagaagaaaagattgGAGATAAATAAATGGCCACTAGGCATTATCCTAATCCAAACGTGTGGGATAGCTATATAATCATAGGATACATCCATGCAACCAATACCAAGTTGATATAACATTTTATAATAAACCAAACTTTATATGGATATATTTATACAAGTGTCACATCCTATCATGGTTTAACAAAATATCCATGAtaattatatatctttttttgaAACTATCaaactttaaattttggttaTCAAAAAATCACATCATATTATTGTATCTAAACTAAATTTTGGTTGGAACGATGTTACGTTTGAAAATATACtttaatgttattttaaattaatactaaatgttttaaatatagtgaaataaaaaactaaatcaaaatttaacatCTTCAAAACCAACTCAATTCAAATAATCACAATTCTTTGTAAAGTGAGTGTAAAATGAGAGCAAAGAATTATTACCGACTTGCGAAATAGAGAGAATGGGTTGACAACGAGAGATGAGCGTGGATGGTCTAATCCACCAACGTTATTCGTAATCCATTAGGAGATACCCGACGTCTATCATTGGAAGATCATTTTTTGTTCTTGTAGTCATGCATTAGTGTAGCAAAATTAAGTTCGATATTTGCATGTTGTacgtaaaataaattaaagttgtGTGTATTCTTTAGTTTCAATAATTAAATGAAAGTTTCACCCGACGACTTGGTCCGAAAGGGAAGACCGTGGAGATATTTCCCTATAACCCCCTATAGTGTTATCAAAGTTTAATTGATGTTTGCAATTAAAGAAACCTATGGTTTTCTTAATCATCTCATTAtgtattttgtttattattatattaagaACAAACCCAAATAGATaagaaaaaacaacaacaaaactTGTAGCTAAAAATGGAATCTGACGTGTGTGactaaaagaaggaaaaaaagaaaacaacaatTATAATATTTACCGCAGTACCTATTCATGTTattttaataactaaaatataatttttaattaattttcatctcctccaaatttttatttaacccAAACTAATATCAAACAtaccaataaattaaatatttaatcaCCAAAATTGAAGTAAAAATGTCAATTAATCATTGTCTAATAAACTAATTGTAGTATTAACCCGAGATCCGAGTCAGCAACGTGTCATATCCATAGAGAGGCTCCACGTACGAAGAAAAGAAACACGTGgcataagaaagaaaatctaaGAGTTCTATTTAAACCCTCAAACTTATCCCCATTTTCTTCGTGGATTATCGCAACGTCTGTTACTTCTCTCTGTTTCTCTCTTCTCGTcgcctcctcctcctcctcctcttctttcttcttcttcttcttcttccattttccTCTCTAAATCTCATTTTAGGTTTCGAAAAATCTATCCATAAAATGAAGGAATCGGAAGGAAATCCTCTGCATCTAAAGTCGATCAACCACATATCGCTTCTTTGTAGATCAGTGGAAGAATCCATtgaattttaccaaaatatttTAGGGTTTTTCCCCATTCGTAGACCTGGATCCTTCAAATTCGATGGCGCTTGGTATAAAtttccttctctcttttttcacACGGTCTCtgtttttttgtttgatttatgATGGATTTTGGTTTGTTTCTAATCTGACGTTTTTTTAGGCTTTTCGGTTACGGCATTGGAATTCATCTCTTGCAATCGGAAAAACCTGAGAATTTGCCAAAAAAAGGCGAGATTAATCCCAAGGATAATCACATATCATTTCAggtaattaactaattaattcatccattcattcattcattcctTTGTAATGGTATTGgaatacattataatataatcCAAAATTCCAAAATTGAATTTATGTTTACGCTCATTTCGTTTGTTTTGTTCTTATTGTTTTGAGATAAACTCTAAAACACATTATTTCACGAGTTTACTGGTCAGAGACGGAACTAATTATTAATCCTACATTTCATACTCTAATATCTTATGGAACCGAATAACCCTTTACAAGGAGAAGAGTAACTAACTCTTCCTGATCACAAAAAGTAAGTGTACTATTAAATGAATTGATTGTTAATTAATGGGGGGGTGTTTGTGAATGATTGAGGCAGTGTGAGAGCATGGGAGCGGTAGAGAAGAAGCTAAAGGAAATGGAGATTGATTACGTTCGAGCAGTAGTAGAGGAAGGAGGAATACAAGTTGATCAGTTATTTTTCCACGATCCAGATGGATTTATGATTGAAATATGCAACTGTGATAATCTACCGGTGATTCCATTAGGTGGGGAGGTGTCAAGATCATGTTCGCAGTTGAATCTTCAGATAATGCAGCAGCAACAGCAGATACACCAACTCGTTTAGCACTATCATGGTATTcgtatcatcatcatcatcacttGCTCTCTCTGTATAATGATGACCAAGAATCCATTAAGAAATATGAATCTATTTTTGTTGtaattgttgttgttattattcgaaggtgttttgaaattttaaaaaatgtaccTTTGCTTTGCTTGTCTTCTTTTG
It contains:
- the LOC103499788 gene encoding glyoxylase I 4: MKESEGNPLHLKSINHISLLCRSVEESIEFYQNILGFFPIRRPGSFKFDGAWLFGYGIGIHLLQSEKPENLPKKGEINPKDNHISFQCESMGAVEKKLKEMEIDYVRAVVEEGGIQVDQLFFHDPDGFMIEICNCDNLPVIPLGGEVSRSCSQLNLQIMQQQQQIHQLV